One genomic segment of Natrononativus amylolyticus includes these proteins:
- a CDS encoding phage major capsid protein — protein MSSITTDLSHVTEKNALTTDDLEAGGTLPDPLWDEFWTDVQHATPLMEAVRTVQVVSRKTRIPSLNIGERHRRNQNEGEWNENEAEFSTDHISISTEKGTVAWDLPQELVDENPEGTALADKILGQMTDAWSADTEDLGANGDMDSADGFENQNDGWITIADGEMDTKDAEGDVLNNDTIIQTIAQLDSKYRQRMSPALVVSSDQLLSYHYSLVDRETPLGDNVILGEADVNPFDFPIIGSGLWPDDTALFTDPQNLIYALNRDLEVEVLTESDKVSERDLFGRYFMRGDDDFAIENMDAGVLVENLGDPLTYLEEETT, from the coding sequence ATGAGTTCAATCACAACCGATCTGAGCCACGTTACGGAAAAGAACGCACTGACAACCGACGACCTCGAGGCGGGAGGAACACTTCCAGACCCGCTTTGGGACGAGTTCTGGACTGACGTCCAACACGCCACACCACTGATGGAGGCAGTCCGGACTGTCCAGGTCGTCTCACGGAAAACGCGGATCCCGAGTCTCAATATCGGCGAGCGCCATCGCCGTAATCAGAACGAAGGCGAGTGGAACGAAAACGAGGCCGAGTTCTCGACGGACCACATCTCGATCAGCACCGAGAAGGGAACCGTTGCCTGGGACCTTCCACAGGAACTCGTCGATGAGAATCCCGAGGGAACGGCACTCGCTGACAAAATCTTGGGGCAGATGACCGATGCGTGGTCTGCAGATACCGAGGACCTCGGTGCGAACGGCGACATGGACTCTGCGGATGGGTTCGAGAACCAGAACGACGGCTGGATTACGATCGCTGATGGCGAGATGGACACCAAAGACGCCGAGGGCGACGTCCTCAACAACGACACGATCATCCAGACGATTGCCCAGCTCGACTCGAAGTATCGCCAGCGAATGAGTCCGGCACTGGTCGTCTCGAGCGACCAGCTGCTGTCTTACCATTACTCGCTGGTCGACCGTGAGACGCCACTCGGCGACAACGTCATTCTCGGCGAAGCGGACGTGAACCCATTTGACTTCCCGATCATCGGTAGCGGCCTGTGGCCCGACGACACGGCGCTATTCACCGACCCACAGAACCTCATCTACGCGCTCAACCGCGATCTTGAGGTAGAAGTCCTCACTGAGTCCGACAAGGTTAGCGAACGCGACCTCTTCGGACGGTACTTCATGCGCGGTGACGACGACTTCGCGATCGAAAATATGGACGCTGGTGTGCTCGTCGAGAACCTCGGCGATCCGCTCACCTATCTCGAAGAGGAGACGACCTAA
- a CDS encoding XkdF-like putative serine protease domain-containing protein produces MSTTDNQRSFEKTVSIKATDSEEQIATGVVMVPNEVDHQQDFSRGWAIHALEAGYSRRYEDGDVYDGTMHVKFPTDDAETIQSYLLDEPTTIGDQEYPADTWVIERKYYDDELWELIEDGVLAGYSIGGRIPEGGLRAYSPDTLPDDVRVPDEVTLNGPVTEIQAGYINEISDVDMPAVPRAQVQMLKSDLEKNAETLTDPEQATEILLERGHSQEDAERLGSYLAKAAVKQERGEDGLPGGSMSTCIDRLQEEGHDEDEAAHICQSLKSDDHTMTEETNQEHTDTGTDVNVDLEKELDDEDVSFLKRLKAFFSSNDTEKVGQTLNEQNRRYLMAAHDSIESALNSGPDEFQMNRFSDNPRYDFDLGEFGADTKSLEDPEQAGEFAKALIEGDVRKMSTTKMTNSNETDTKTDDLEALKGLAEQNADRLTSLETKLDDALDSDDDAEKSADDDGADDVGENGEADNNDTDTDDENAEKGENEVTFGDVVDAIESIGKQVEQNSTDLANLAKASGRSHQIRGDATKAGNGEDDEIDEDEQKRAFMGF; encoded by the coding sequence ATGAGTACAACCGACAACCAGCGTAGCTTCGAGAAAACGGTCTCGATCAAGGCGACCGATTCTGAGGAACAGATCGCGACTGGCGTCGTCATGGTTCCCAATGAGGTCGATCACCAGCAGGACTTTTCGAGGGGATGGGCGATTCACGCACTTGAGGCGGGCTATTCTCGTCGCTATGAAGACGGGGATGTCTACGACGGGACAATGCATGTCAAGTTCCCCACAGACGACGCCGAGACGATCCAGTCGTACCTTCTCGATGAGCCTACGACGATCGGTGACCAGGAGTACCCTGCTGATACCTGGGTTATCGAGCGGAAGTATTACGACGACGAGCTGTGGGAACTGATCGAAGATGGCGTTCTCGCTGGCTACTCGATTGGGGGACGGATCCCCGAAGGCGGCCTCCGAGCCTACTCGCCAGATACCCTTCCAGACGACGTCCGCGTTCCCGACGAGGTAACGTTGAATGGCCCGGTGACGGAAATCCAAGCAGGCTACATCAACGAGATTTCGGACGTCGACATGCCGGCTGTCCCGCGTGCCCAGGTACAGATGCTGAAATCTGACCTCGAGAAAAACGCCGAGACGTTGACCGACCCCGAGCAAGCAACCGAGATCCTCCTCGAGCGCGGACACTCCCAGGAAGACGCCGAGCGCCTTGGCAGCTACCTCGCTAAAGCGGCAGTCAAACAGGAACGCGGCGAGGACGGCCTCCCGGGCGGCTCAATGTCAACGTGCATTGACCGTCTCCAGGAGGAGGGTCACGACGAGGACGAGGCAGCACACATCTGCCAATCACTCAAATCTGACGACCATACAATGACTGAAGAAACCAACCAAGAGCATACGGACACGGGTACGGATGTCAACGTTGATCTCGAGAAAGAACTCGACGATGAAGACGTCAGCTTCCTCAAGCGACTAAAAGCGTTCTTCTCGAGCAATGACACGGAAAAGGTAGGCCAGACGCTAAACGAGCAGAATCGGCGCTACCTAATGGCAGCTCACGACTCGATCGAATCGGCGCTGAACTCCGGCCCCGATGAGTTCCAAATGAATCGGTTCTCAGATAACCCACGTTATGACTTTGATCTCGGTGAGTTTGGGGCAGACACCAAGTCACTCGAGGATCCCGAGCAAGCAGGTGAGTTTGCGAAGGCACTCATCGAGGGCGATGTACGAAAAATGAGTACGACAAAGATGACCAACAGCAACGAAACTGACACCAAAACGGATGACCTGGAGGCTCTGAAGGGCCTCGCAGAACAGAACGCCGATCGCCTCACTTCTCTCGAGACGAAACTCGATGACGCTCTCGACAGCGACGATGATGCCGAGAAAAGCGCTGACGATGACGGTGCCGACGATGTTGGTGAGAACGGCGAAGCAGATAACAACGATACCGACACTGACGATGAGAACGCTGAGAAGGGCGAGAATGAGGTGACATTCGGTGATGTCGTTGACGCGATCGAAAGCATCGGCAAGCAGGTCGAGCAGAACAGCACCGATCTCGCGAATCTCGCGAAAGCGTCTGGCCGGAGTCACCAAATTCGTGGTGACGCGACGAAGGCTGGTAACGGCGAGGACGATGAGATAGACGAAGACGAACAGAAGCGCGCGTTCATGGGTTTTTGA
- a CDS encoding phage minor head protein: MDEFGDALDSPQRDLVEQVRSGNVDLSQLQSVRADVEAAFGRYTSDIMAVYEAGLEEGAQLGREIAARRHQLDVTLDVVPDHTLEALEEWAIESTNEVVATMSDEVSRVLRSAHQDGDSIEEIATMLNTEVFEGRLKGTKAEEVAQTEMIASSNRGSHSAFQEADGVVAERWVSAMDGNQRDSHGAVHDQIVSVDSTFRLPGNIYMEYPGDKSAPVEEFVRCRCSIQPVFADSLTETQLEAIMDGKRISLSE, translated from the coding sequence ATGGACGAGTTCGGCGACGCCCTCGATAGCCCCCAACGCGATTTGGTCGAGCAGGTTCGTAGCGGCAACGTCGATCTCTCTCAGCTCCAATCGGTCCGAGCAGACGTCGAAGCTGCGTTCGGTCGCTATACCAGTGACATTATGGCCGTCTACGAGGCCGGTCTCGAGGAGGGCGCCCAGCTCGGTCGCGAGATCGCCGCCCGGCGCCACCAGCTGGATGTCACCCTCGATGTTGTCCCGGATCACACGCTGGAGGCCCTTGAGGAGTGGGCGATCGAATCGACGAACGAAGTCGTGGCCACGATGAGCGATGAAGTGTCGCGCGTACTTCGATCGGCCCATCAGGACGGCGACAGCATTGAGGAGATCGCTACAATGCTGAATACCGAGGTTTTCGAGGGGCGGCTAAAGGGTACGAAGGCCGAGGAGGTGGCCCAAACAGAAATGATCGCGTCGTCGAATCGAGGCAGCCACTCAGCGTTCCAGGAGGCAGACGGTGTCGTCGCCGAGCGTTGGGTCTCTGCGATGGATGGAAATCAGCGCGACTCGCATGGGGCAGTTCACGACCAGATCGTTTCCGTAGATTCAACGTTTCGACTTCCAGGAAACATCTATATGGAATACCCTGGTGACAAATCAGCGCCAGTAGAAGAGTTCGTTAGATGTCGTTGTAGCATTCAGCCCGTTTTCGCTGATAGCCTTACAGAGACTCAGTTAGAAGCGATCATGGATGGCAAGCGCATCAGCCTCTCAGAGTAA